DNA from Variovorax sp. PBL-H6:
GCTTTAAGTACCGGATAGGACACGATTGCAGCAAATTTGCTGAAAATACTGCTCGAATATTCGATTCGAAGAAAGTCAACGATCATCGACGCGACGCCTTCCGTGGCCTTCAACGTGACGTTCCCAACGAAACCGTCGCAGACGACGATGTCCGTCGTACCTTTGAAAATGTCGTTGCCCTCAACGTTGCCGTAAAAGTTCAGATCACCGGAGTTCGCAGCTTTTCGGAGCAGCTGGCTCGCTTTTTTGATCGTTTCGCTGCCCTTGATCGCCTCTTCGCCCACATTGAGCAGGCCGACCGAAGGCGACTCATTCCCGGTAAGCGCGGAGACCAGCGCCGATCCCAGCACGGCAAATTGCAGAAGGTCCCCGGCATCGCAATCCACATTGGCGCCCAGATCGAGCACCGTGGTCGCACCACCCTTGCCATTGGGCAGTTGGGGCGCAATGGCTGGGCGATCGATTCCTTCAAGTGTCTTGAGGAGGTAGCGCGCAATCGCCATCAACGCGCCCGTGTTGCCGGCCGAAACCGCGGCCTGCGCCACGCCATCCTTCACTTGCTGAATCGCGACCCGCATGGACGAGTCCTTCTTCTTGCGGAGCGCGACTTCGATGGGGTCATCCATGCCAACAACTTCGCTGGCTGGTATGAGCCGGGCGCGCGCGTGCGAAAAGCCAGCTAGCGCAGCTGGCGCGCCGACCAGAAGCAGGAAGGCCTCGTTGTGGCGCTCGAGAAAAGTCCGACAGGCCGCGAGCGTGACACGCGGCCCATGATCTCCGCCCATGCAATCGACGGCCAGCGTGATCGCGCGGGGTGGGGACGTTACGGAGTTGGAGGACGTAACCATCAAAACAAAGGCCCGACGCTACAGCAAAAGTAGCTTCGGGCCTTCAGCCTTGAAACCGCAGGTCAGGCTTCTGACTTAGTCTTGAGGACCTTGCGGCCACGATAGAAGCCGTTGGGGCTGATGTGGTGGCGCAGATGCGTCTCGCCGGTCGTCGGCTCGACAGCCAAGCCGGGCGTTCCAAGTGCGTTGTGGGAACGATGCATGCCGCGCTTGGAGGGCGACTTCTTGTTTTGCTGGACAGCCATGCTGGCTCCTGAATTGTTCGGGTGAGTGGGTGGACACGCGCCCCACTGTCGGTCTGGCGGCCACTGCCGTCCATCCGCAACATGCAAAGGGAAGCGCGCGCGAAGCCCTCGATTATAGCTTCATCGATGCACGTGATGCCAGTCCTTCAATTTAGAGGCTATTTCTGCTTGTCCGACCGCAAGGCGCCGAGCACGGCAAAAGGATTCGGGCGAGCCGCGTCTGCGGCGTCGAACTCGGGATCCACGGCGGTTAGCTTCACTGGTTCCGGACAGTGCTCGTGTCGAGGTGTAACAGGAATTTCCATTAGCAATTCATCCTCGATCAACGCATGCAGATCAAAATCTCGGCTTGCGACGAGCACGTCCTCTTCGGATTCCTCATCTTCAATAGCGGCTGTACTTTCGTCAGGGACGAATCGAAACCACCGATCAACCTTCAATTCCACGTCCACCGGTGTCAGGCATCGTTGGCAGACCAGCGGCACCGTTGTGAAAGCGCATAGATGGAGCCAGGGAACAGCGCCTTCCGAATGCCCCTCGCGCTCGATGCCGACAGCGTCCCAGCGCACGCGCGAATCGGCCGTTGGGCCGGCCAGTTCCGCGGCCAAGCGAGGATAGGTGTGGACGGGCTCTTCGCCCGAAAGCGTCGCGGCCAACTTCGCGAAGCGGTTCACGTCGAGCTTGTCGGGGGTGAATTCTCTGCTCATCGTCATCAGTCTAAACCGCTCACGCACAATCATGGGTCATGCACCCCACCGTGATTCTTGCCTCGACCTCGCGATATCGCCGCGAGTTGCTCGCCCGCTTGCTCCTACCCTTCGAGGTCCATCCCCCTGCGGTTGACGAAACACCGCTGCCTGACGAGCAGCCAAGAGCTCTCGCCGAGCGGCTGGCCTTTGAAAAGGCCATGGCGGTCGCGCGCCGCTTTCCGGAGGCAGTGGTGATCGGCTCCGATCAGGTAGCCGATCTGGCGGGCGAGCCGCTGGGCAAGCCAGGCGACCACGCCCGCGCGACCGAGCAGCTGCGCCGCATGCGCGGTCAGACCCTGCTTTTCCAGACCGCCGTCGCCGTGGTCTGCCAATCCACCGGCTTCAGCCAGCGCGAGCTCGTCCCCGTGCGGGTCGTATTCCGTAATTTCAGCGACGCGGCGATCGAGCGCTATTTGCAGGCAGAGCAGCCGTACGACTGCGCAGGCAGTGCCAAAAGCGAAGGCTTGGGCATCGCGCTTCTGGACGCCATCGACAGCGACGACCCCACGGCGCTGGTCGGCCTGCCTTTGATCCGCACCGCCAACATGCTTCGCGCCGCAGGGATCGATCTGCTGTGAGCCGAGGCAAGCTCTACCTGGTTCCGGCGCCGCTGGATTTCGGATGCGATTCGCAAACAGCATTGCAGGACGTGCTGCCGCAAGGCACGTTGCAGGCGGCAGCCGGCATCACCCACTGGATCTGCGAAAACGCAAAGTCGGCACGCGCTTACCTCAAGCGCATCGATGCGATCGTGCCGCTTGCCGCGCCGCTACAGGCGCAGCAGATCCAGGAGTTGCCGCGCGAAGTCCACAAAAAGGGCGATCACCAAGCCGGCCAGTTCGATGCACGCCCGCTGCTCGCCGCAGCGCTGGCCGGCGCCGACATCGGATTGCTCAGCGAGGCCGGCATGCCGGCGATTGCCGATCCTGGGTCATCGGTTGTGCGCGCAGCCCATGAACTCGGCATTGCACTGGTACCTCTCACCGGGCCGGTGTCGCTGCTGCTCGCGCTAGTGTCCAGCGGACTGAACGGCCAGAATTTCGCCTTCGTGGGCTACCTGCCGCAGGAAGCCGAGGCACGCGCCCAACGCATCCGCGAGCTCGAATCGCTCGCGCTGCGCACGGGCCAGACCCAGCTCTTCATCGAAACGCCGTACCGCAATGCGGCACTGCTGCAAGCCTTGATGCAGACACTTCAGCACAACACACGACTCGCGGTGGCCCGCGGGCTGACCCTGGCGAGCGCCGACATCCGTAGCGAGACGGTGAAAGCCTGGCGTGCCAAGCCCGTCGCCACCGACGAACGCTCACCCGCCGTGTTCGCGATCGGGCGCTAGGCGTGTCTGCCACCGTCATGCAGCTGTCCGCGCGCACGCGTTGGGCGTCGCGCACGCAGTTCTTCGCCTCGGGCTTCATCTTCGCCACTTGGGGAGTGCATATCCCGACAGTAAAAGCCCAATACGCCATCAGTGAGGCTGAACTCGGACTGGCCATGCTCGCAGCTGGCGTGGGCGCCCTGCTTGGCCTTACGCAGGCGAGCCGGTGGATCGGCCGCTACGGCGCGCGGACGACAGCGCGTTCCTGCGGCGCCATCTACGCCCTGCTGCTCGCTGGCCTGCTGGTCATGCCGGGCTATACGGCGTTGCTGGGCGTGTTGGCGGCCTTCGGCGTCGTCACCAGCGTATTCGACGTGGCGATCAACACCGAGGCTGCAGAACTCGAACTGCGCAACGGGCGCCCGCTCATGAGCGGGATGCACGGCATGTTCAGCCTGGGCGGCATGGCCGGCGCGGTGACCGGCAGCGCTGTGCTGGCCGCGGGCATGGCGCCGCAGTTGCATCTGACGCTCGTGGCGAGTGCAATGGCATCGGCGATCGTGTTCGCCGCCCAACGGATGCTGCCCCGCGAAGTCACTGCTTTCGCGGTCAACAACGAAGGCTTCCGCCTGCCTCGCGGCGCCCTCGTCATCCTCGGCGTGCTGGCCGCGCTGGGGTTGATTGCCGAAGGTGCGATCTACGACTGGAGCGTGCTCTACCTCAAGCAGGAGCTGGGCAGTCCGCAACAGCAGGCCGCCCTCGCCTACGCCAGCTTCTCGGCCGCCATGGCCGCGACACGCTTCTGCGGCGACGCTATGCGGGCACGCTTGGCGCCAGCAGTGCTGCTGCGCGGCAGCGCCCTGCTGGCTGCGGCCTCCATGACATTGGTTTTGCTGACCGAAGCGCCCCGTCTGGCGCTGGTCGGATTTGCAGGCGTGGGAGTCGGATTCGCCAACGTCGTGCCGATCCTGTTCGCGGCCTCGGCACGCGTGCCAGGGATCGAACCAGCGCGCGGCATTGCGGCGGTTTCCGCGGCGGCCTATCTGGGCTTCATGGCGGGGCCGCCTGTGATCGGCTTCCTGGCCGAGGCCAGTTCGCTGACTGCGGCGCTCTATGTTGTGGTGGTCTTCGCCATCGGGCTTGCAGCGTCGGCGCGTTGGGCCGACCCGGCCTGATCAACGCAGCGCCGGTGCGCTGTGCATTGCACGGACCGAAGCATCGCCGAGCGCCGCGCCGAACTTCTTGGCGAGCTTCTCGGCCACGTTGTCGCGGCGGGTGTAGTCGATGACTTCCTCGGCTTTGACGACCTCACGTGCGACAAAGTCGACATTGCCGAGCTGATCGGCCAGGCCGAGATCCACCGCCTGCTGGCCGCTCCAGAACAAGCCACTGAACAGGCCTGGCGTGCC
Protein-coding regions in this window:
- a CDS encoding SAM-dependent methyltransferase, whose amino-acid sequence is MSRGKLYLVPAPLDFGCDSQTALQDVLPQGTLQAAAGITHWICENAKSARAYLKRIDAIVPLAAPLQAQQIQELPREVHKKGDHQAGQFDARPLLAAALAGADIGLLSEAGMPAIADPGSSVVRAAHELGIALVPLTGPVSLLLALVSSGLNGQNFAFVGYLPQEAEARAQRIRELESLALRTGQTQLFIETPYRNAALLQALMQTLQHNTRLAVARGLTLASADIRSETVKAWRAKPVATDERSPAVFAIGR
- a CDS encoding MFS transporter, with translation MQLSARTRWASRTQFFASGFIFATWGVHIPTVKAQYAISEAELGLAMLAAGVGALLGLTQASRWIGRYGARTTARSCGAIYALLLAGLLVMPGYTALLGVLAAFGVVTSVFDVAINTEAAELELRNGRPLMSGMHGMFSLGGMAGAVTGSAVLAAGMAPQLHLTLVASAMASAIVFAAQRMLPREVTAFAVNNEGFRLPRGALVILGVLAALGLIAEGAIYDWSVLYLKQELGSPQQQAALAYASFSAAMAATRFCGDAMRARLAPAVLLRGSALLAAASMTLVLLTEAPRLALVGFAGVGVGFANVVPILFAASARVPGIEPARGIAAVSAAAYLGFMAGPPVIGFLAEASSLTAALYVVVVFAIGLAASARWADPA
- a CDS encoding YceD family protein, coding for MSREFTPDKLDVNRFAKLAATLSGEEPVHTYPRLAAELAGPTADSRVRWDAVGIEREGHSEGAVPWLHLCAFTTVPLVCQRCLTPVDVELKVDRWFRFVPDESTAAIEDEESEEDVLVASRDFDLHALIEDELLMEIPVTPRHEHCPEPVKLTAVDPEFDAADAARPNPFAVLGALRSDKQK
- the plsX gene encoding phosphate acyltransferase PlsX, which codes for MVTSSNSVTSPPRAITLAVDCMGGDHGPRVTLAACRTFLERHNEAFLLLVGAPAALAGFSHARARLIPASEVVGMDDPIEVALRKKKDSSMRVAIQQVKDGVAQAAVSAGNTGALMAIARYLLKTLEGIDRPAIAPQLPNGKGGATTVLDLGANVDCDAGDLLQFAVLGSALVSALTGNESPSVGLLNVGEEAIKGSETIKKASQLLRKAANSGDLNFYGNVEGNDIFKGTTDIVVCDGFVGNVTLKATEGVASMIVDFLRIEYSSSIFSKFAAIVSYPVLKALKRRLDHRRYNGAALLGLRGLVFKSHGSADEVAFGHALDRAYDAARNNLLDRVRARIAHAAPLLARQEPATPVDTAALHV
- a CDS encoding Maf family nucleotide pyrophosphatase, yielding MHPTVILASTSRYRRELLARLLLPFEVHPPAVDETPLPDEQPRALAERLAFEKAMAVARRFPEAVVIGSDQVADLAGEPLGKPGDHARATEQLRRMRGQTLLFQTAVAVVCQSTGFSQRELVPVRVVFRNFSDAAIERYLQAEQPYDCAGSAKSEGLGIALLDAIDSDDPTALVGLPLIRTANMLRAAGIDLL
- the rpmF gene encoding 50S ribosomal protein L32, which codes for MAVQQNKKSPSKRGMHRSHNALGTPGLAVEPTTGETHLRHHISPNGFYRGRKVLKTKSEA